A portion of the Nitrospinota bacterium genome contains these proteins:
- the hisB gene encoding imidazoleglycerol-phosphate dehydratase HisB codes for MGSAQLHRKTNETDVALELRIDGTGKRQIDTGIPFLDHMLAQIAQHGFFDLTIKAVGDTQIDFHHTVEDTGIALGQAFVKALGDKKGIRRYGHAVIPLNEALSAVTVDFSGRPFFVFNGALPKGKVGDFDVELVEEFLQAFANNAGITLHVKVEYGSNLHHIAETIFKALARALDAATQPEPRSAGAPPSTKGAL; via the coding sequence ATGGGAAGCGCGCAACTGCACAGAAAAACCAACGAGACGGACGTCGCGCTTGAGCTGCGCATCGACGGCACGGGCAAGCGGCAGATAGACACCGGCATCCCGTTTCTCGACCACATGCTGGCGCAGATAGCCCAACACGGTTTTTTTGACCTCACCATCAAGGCGGTGGGTGATACCCAGATAGATTTCCACCACACGGTGGAGGATACCGGCATCGCCCTGGGCCAGGCCTTCGTCAAAGCGCTGGGGGACAAAAAGGGCATCCGGCGTTACGGCCACGCGGTCATACCGCTCAATGAAGCGCTCTCCGCCGTTACGGTCGATTTTTCCGGACGCCCGTTTTTCGTCTTCAACGGCGCCCTCCCCAAAGGAAAAGTGGGCGATTTCGACGTGGAACTGGTGGAGGAATTTTTGCAGGCCTTCGCCAACAACGCGGGGATCACCCTCCACGTGAAAGTTGAGTACGGAAGCAACCTGCACCACATCGCCGAAACCATATTCAAGGCGCTGGCGCGGGCGCTGGACGCCGCCACGCAGCCAGAGCCCCGCTCCGCCGGCGCGCCCCCTTCCACCAAAGGGGCGCTTTAG
- the fbp gene encoding class 1 fructose-bisphosphatase, with the protein MPTKLGTTITKKIMEEQRHYPGASGDFSGMLYELVVGLKVIAYEVNKAGLMGILGKAGSSNIQGEEQQKLDVFANTTLIHKMDHTGYLAGMASEENDEIFPIPDRHPQGGKYILLFDPLDGSSNIDVNISIGTIFGVYRKISNHPKCEMKDFLQPGTQLLAAGYAVYGSSTMFVYTTGHGVQGFTLDPGVGEFILSHPDIQTPKKAAYYSVNEGNSINWDGKITKLVNYFKMDDKASGRPLSGRYIGSLVADFHRNLLKGGIFMYPPDKKSPKGKLRLMYEAIPLAYLAEQAGGAAIDCHGNRILDIVPSELHQRTSLIIGCKNAVEQAKRILLE; encoded by the coding sequence ATGCCCACCAAACTCGGCACCACAATCACCAAAAAAATAATGGAGGAGCAGCGCCATTACCCCGGCGCAAGCGGCGATTTCTCCGGGATGCTCTACGAACTGGTCGTCGGCCTTAAGGTCATCGCCTACGAAGTGAACAAGGCCGGCCTTATGGGTATCCTCGGCAAAGCCGGCAGTTCCAACATTCAGGGCGAGGAACAGCAGAAGCTCGACGTTTTCGCCAATACCACCCTTATCCACAAGATGGATCACACCGGCTATCTCGCCGGCATGGCCAGCGAAGAGAACGACGAGATTTTCCCGATACCCGACCGGCACCCGCAGGGAGGGAAATATATACTCCTGTTCGACCCGCTCGACGGCTCGTCGAACATCGACGTGAACATCAGCATCGGCACCATCTTCGGCGTTTACCGGAAGATTTCCAATCACCCGAAGTGCGAGATGAAGGATTTTCTCCAGCCCGGCACCCAGCTATTGGCGGCGGGCTATGCCGTTTATGGCAGTTCCACCATGTTTGTATATACAACCGGCCACGGGGTTCAGGGCTTTACGCTCGACCCCGGCGTGGGTGAATTCATTCTGTCGCACCCCGACATCCAGACCCCGAAGAAGGCGGCGTACTACAGCGTGAACGAGGGGAACAGCATCAACTGGGACGGAAAAATCACGAAGCTGGTGAACTATTTCAAAATGGACGATAAAGCGTCCGGCCGCCCGCTGTCGGGGCGCTACATCGGCTCGCTGGTGGCCGATTTCCACCGCAATCTCCTCAAGGGGGGCATCTTCATGTACCCCCCCGACAAGAAAAGCCCGAAAGGAAAACTGCGGCTGATGTACGAAGCGATACCGTTGGCATACCTCGCCGAGCAGGCGGGCGGCGCCGCCATCGACTGCCACGGCAACCGCATCCTCGATATTGTGCCGAGCGAGCTGCACCAGCGCACCTCGCTCATCATCGGCTGCAAAAACGCCGTGGAGCAGGCAAAGAGGATTTTGCTGGAATAA
- a CDS encoding response regulator, with product MDKADAAPAESPYALLDRMPVGVFVIDARLRVRHWNSLLEEWTGIPRGEMLGAEITARFPHLAQPKYLRRIESIFEGGPAAVFSSLLHRHIIPAKLRGGKEMLQNATAVPFTAADGEPLALVTVQDVTDLNSRINENRVARDAALKAKEEAENATALKDKFVALVSHDLKNPLSTMLGFLNLMMEDNAAAGGNADTKRMLEILIDSVNNMLHLIDDVLSLARLKAGTLAPQRRFIGLAGLASRTVLNFESQANKKGVRLINEIPEKCRVYADPVLLYEVLQNLVSNAIKFSRQGDVITLSLRDSGKAVIAVADTGIGIDPRRFGALFRYEERTSTTGTAGEVGTGFGLPLAHDIVKAHGGTLAVESAPGKGSVFYVTLPYIKPLVLLVDDDPDQRFLFRGHLNGLDVDIVEAEDGMDALGALKKRQPHLIITDISMPNMDGFKLLEAIKRSPDTGSIPVIVLTSGSDAAAREKAFRMGADDFITKGQGRDDFMPRITRFLS from the coding sequence ATGGACAAGGCGGATGCCGCCCCGGCGGAGTCGCCGTATGCATTACTGGACCGCATGCCGGTGGGGGTGTTTGTCATCGACGCCCGGTTGCGGGTGCGCCATTGGAACAGCCTGCTGGAAGAGTGGACCGGCATCCCGCGCGGCGAAATGCTCGGCGCCGAAATCACCGCGCGGTTCCCGCACCTTGCACAGCCCAAATACCTGCGGCGGATAGAATCCATTTTCGAAGGAGGCCCTGCCGCGGTATTTTCCTCGCTGCTGCACCGCCACATCATTCCGGCAAAACTCCGCGGCGGCAAGGAGATGTTGCAGAACGCCACCGCCGTTCCGTTCACGGCCGCGGATGGCGAACCGCTGGCGCTGGTCACGGTGCAGGACGTCACCGACCTCAATAGCCGCATCAATGAAAACCGCGTGGCGCGCGATGCCGCCCTGAAGGCGAAAGAAGAGGCGGAAAACGCCACGGCGCTGAAAGACAAATTCGTCGCCCTCGTTTCCCACGACCTTAAAAACCCGCTGAGCACCATGCTTGGCTTCCTTAATTTGATGATGGAAGACAACGCGGCGGCGGGCGGCAACGCCGATACGAAACGGATGCTGGAAATCCTCATTGACTCGGTGAATAACATGCTCCATCTCATTGACGATGTGTTGAGCCTCGCGCGGCTTAAAGCGGGCACGCTTGCGCCGCAACGCCGGTTTATCGGCCTTGCCGGGCTGGCATCGAGGACTGTTTTGAATTTCGAAAGCCAAGCGAACAAGAAGGGCGTGCGCCTCATCAACGAAATACCGGAAAAGTGCCGCGTTTACGCCGATCCCGTTTTGCTGTACGAGGTTCTTCAAAATCTCGTCTCGAACGCAATCAAATTCAGCCGTCAAGGGGACGTGATAACCCTCTCGCTCCGTGACAGCGGAAAGGCCGTCATAGCCGTCGCCGATACCGGCATCGGCATCGATCCGCGACGCTTTGGCGCGCTATTCAGATACGAGGAAAGGACGTCCACAACCGGCACGGCGGGCGAGGTTGGCACCGGTTTCGGCCTCCCCCTCGCCCATGACATCGTCAAAGCCCATGGTGGCACGCTGGCCGTTGAATCCGCACCGGGCAAAGGATCGGTTTTTTACGTCACCCTTCCATATATCAAACCGCTAGTCTTGCTTGTCGACGACGACCCGGATCAACGTTTCCTTTTCAGGGGGCATCTGAATGGGTTGGATGTGGATATCGTGGAGGCGGAAGACGGGATGGACGCTCTCGGCGCGCTGAAAAAACGCCAGCCCCACCTTATCATCACCGACATCTCCATGCCGAACATGGACGGGTTCAAGCTGCTGGAAGCGATCAAGCGCTCCCCGGACACCGGTTCCATACCGGTCATAGTCCTCACATCCGGCAGCGATGCCGCCGCCCGTGAAAAGGCCTTCCGCATGGGAGCTGACGATTTCATAACCAAAGGCCAGGGGCGGGATGACTTCATGCCGCGCATCACCAGATTTCTTTCCTGA
- the hisH gene encoding imidazole glycerol phosphate synthase subunit HisH gives MIAIVDYGMGNLRSVQKAFEKTGVPAIITRDPGFIASASGLVLPGVGAFGLCMDGLRGFNLVKPIRDFVESGRPFLGICLGLQLLFEESMEFGPQAGLGILKGKVVRFTTPGLKVPHMGWNSIAAKKPSPLLEGIDEGAYFYFVHSYYVEPAEDVATAVTDYGVTFVSAVQKENVFATQFHPEKSQQTGLRMLENFTRLAGRG, from the coding sequence ATGATCGCGATCGTCGACTACGGCATGGGAAACCTGCGGAGCGTGCAGAAGGCCTTTGAGAAAACCGGCGTCCCCGCCATCATCACGCGCGATCCCGGCTTTATCGCCTCGGCCTCCGGCCTGGTGCTGCCGGGGGTTGGGGCATTCGGTCTTTGCATGGACGGCTTGCGCGGCTTCAACCTCGTCAAGCCGATACGCGATTTCGTCGAGTCGGGACGCCCTTTTTTGGGCATCTGCCTCGGCCTGCAACTGCTGTTCGAGGAGAGCATGGAGTTCGGCCCGCAGGCCGGACTGGGCATCTTGAAGGGAAAGGTGGTCCGCTTCACCACACCGGGGCTGAAGGTGCCGCACATGGGGTGGAACAGCATCGCCGCGAAAAAGCCCTCCCCCCTGCTGGAAGGGATCGATGAAGGGGCCTATTTTTACTTCGTCCACTCCTATTATGTGGAACCGGCCGAGGATGTCGCTACCGCCGTCACCGACTACGGCGTGACGTTCGTTTCGGCGGTGCAGAAGGAAAACGTCTTCGCCACGCAGTTCCACCCCGAAAAAAGCCAGCAGACCGGCTTGCGGATGCTGGAAAACTTCACCCGCCTTGCCGGCCGCGGATGA
- a CDS encoding tetratricopeptide repeat protein, translating into MKKAFLLLLALIPLAACQPSEKAKADSKIHFELAREYLLAGSADKALAEADAALKADGGNTDAAFLKADVLAKAGRHDEALHMVEKASKKFGPGDAYKKEHWLGVLSFHKKELDKALEHFNRSAAANPKFADNYTMLGQTYGTMGKPREAVAAYERWAAVEPASERAWTQLGIAYVGAHDLDKARQALDKALAINPKSGLAYNYLGALAEERRQPKEAEEFFRKSIELGPQNQFAHLNLAQLLIMGGRHKEALVPLNKTLEIQPDNQFALFYMGRYHQLEKDSGKAADFYEKAVAKDPALWAARTGVAEAALAAGGMYGRAEQILNDGIAKDPLNRKGYHYYLARIGLAKGDYAAALRHADNAAALLDKADTLAQADSRLMRGQIFEAMKKTAEAKKEYQAAAQLAPGTAIEKDARKRLAR; encoded by the coding sequence ATGAAAAAAGCTTTTTTGCTGCTCCTTGCGCTCATTCCCCTTGCCGCCTGCCAGCCTTCAGAAAAGGCGAAGGCCGACTCGAAAATCCATTTTGAGCTGGCCCGCGAATATCTGCTGGCGGGAAGCGCCGACAAGGCGCTGGCGGAAGCCGACGCCGCGCTCAAGGCCGATGGCGGCAACACCGACGCCGCTTTTTTAAAGGCCGACGTGCTGGCGAAAGCCGGCCGCCATGACGAGGCGTTGCACATGGTGGAAAAAGCATCAAAGAAATTCGGCCCCGGGGATGCATACAAAAAGGAACACTGGCTCGGCGTGCTCTCGTTCCACAAAAAGGAACTGGACAAGGCGCTGGAGCATTTCAACCGCTCCGCCGCGGCCAACCCGAAATTTGCGGACAACTATACGATGCTGGGCCAGACCTACGGCACCATGGGAAAACCGCGGGAAGCGGTGGCCGCCTATGAACGGTGGGCCGCCGTGGAACCGGCAAGCGAACGCGCATGGACCCAGCTTGGCATCGCGTACGTCGGCGCGCACGATTTGGACAAGGCGCGGCAGGCGCTGGACAAGGCGCTCGCCATAAACCCCAAAAGCGGGCTGGCTTACAATTACCTCGGCGCGCTGGCCGAGGAACGGCGCCAACCGAAGGAGGCCGAAGAGTTTTTCCGCAAATCAATCGAACTCGGTCCTCAAAACCAGTTTGCCCATCTGAATCTGGCGCAGTTGCTCATCATGGGGGGCCGCCACAAGGAAGCGCTTGTCCCATTGAACAAGACGCTGGAGATACAGCCGGACAACCAGTTCGCCCTCTTCTATATGGGGCGGTATCACCAATTGGAAAAAGATTCCGGCAAAGCGGCCGATTTTTATGAAAAGGCGGTGGCGAAAGACCCGGCACTGTGGGCCGCCCGCACCGGCGTGGCCGAAGCGGCGCTCGCGGCGGGCGGCATGTACGGCCGCGCGGAACAAATCTTAAACGACGGCATCGCCAAGGACCCGCTTAACCGGAAGGGATACCACTACTACCTTGCCCGCATCGGCTTGGCGAAGGGGGATTATGCCGCCGCGCTGCGGCACGCCGATAATGCCGCCGCGTTGCTTGATAAGGCCGATACCCTCGCGCAGGCCGACAGCCGCCTGATGCGCGGTCAAATCTTCGAGGCAATGAAAAAGACCGCCGAGGCGAAAAAAGAATATCAGGCCGCCGCACAACTCGCCCCGGGAACCGCCATTGAAAAAGACGCCAGAAAACGGCTCGCCCGCTAA
- a CDS encoding chemotaxis protein CheC, which yields MVEIPPILLDVFTEFVNIGVGRAAGILNQMVSSPVTLTVPKIEVLDTCDTGGIERELGSEALSVVRLTFGAGLDGSAALLFPASSAHKFVMLLTGEQPGSIDIDSLKAETLNEVGSILLNGIMGSIANLCEVHISYSVPEHMVATPREVCGAECGKGAAVMIVHAMFIVQEHKIEGKMLLVFQGDSMQTLLDAIKGKL from the coding sequence ATGGTCGAGATACCGCCAATTCTGCTGGACGTATTCACGGAGTTTGTCAACATAGGCGTGGGGCGGGCCGCCGGCATCCTCAACCAGATGGTGAGCAGCCCGGTGACCCTGACCGTGCCGAAAATAGAAGTGCTCGATACCTGTGACACCGGCGGCATTGAGCGGGAACTGGGATCGGAGGCTCTTTCGGTGGTGCGGCTCACCTTTGGCGCCGGGCTGGACGGCTCGGCGGCGCTCCTCTTTCCGGCAAGCAGCGCGCACAAGTTCGTCATGCTGCTTACCGGCGAACAGCCCGGCTCCATCGACATCGATTCGCTAAAAGCGGAAACGCTCAACGAGGTGGGGAGCATCCTCCTCAACGGCATCATGGGATCCATCGCGAACCTGTGCGAGGTGCATATCAGCTACTCGGTGCCGGAACATATGGTGGCCACCCCCCGGGAAGTTTGCGGCGCGGAATGCGGCAAGGGGGCGGCGGTCATGATCGTTCACGCCATGTTCATCGTGCAAGAGCATAAGATCGAGGGGAAAATGCTGCTCGTCTTCCAGGGGGATTCGATGCAAACCCTGCTGGATGCCATCAAGGGGAAACTCTAG
- a CDS encoding P-II family nitrogen regulator, producing the protein MKKIEAIIKPHKLDEVKEKLNAAGITGMTVTEVKGFGRQRGHKEIYRGTEYHIDFIPKVKMEMVVDDGLVEKTVTAIIEGARTGSIGDGKIFVSTVEEAVRIRTGERGTEAL; encoded by the coding sequence ATGAAAAAAATAGAGGCGATCATAAAACCCCACAAGCTGGATGAGGTGAAGGAAAAACTCAACGCGGCGGGGATCACCGGCATGACCGTCACCGAGGTGAAAGGCTTTGGCCGGCAACGCGGCCATAAGGAAATCTACCGCGGCACCGAATATCACATCGACTTCATCCCGAAGGTGAAGATGGAGATGGTGGTGGATGACGGCCTGGTGGAAAAAACGGTCACCGCCATCATCGAGGGGGCGCGCACCGGCAGCATCGGCGACGGCAAGATATTCGTCTCCACGGTCGAAGAGGCCGTCCGCATCCGCACCGGCGAACGGGGAACGGAAGCGCTCTGA
- a CDS encoding response regulator: MAKILVIDDSGYQRSVIRQLLESEKHQVIEAPDGVEGLAAAKRERPALILTDIVMPNMQGMEFLQKMKDEKVGIPVVVVTADIQETTLKQCQNLGAAGLVNKPLKGAAADTLRNLIKVYTEG, encoded by the coding sequence GTGGCTAAAATACTTGTTATTGACGATTCCGGCTATCAACGCTCCGTCATCCGTCAGTTGCTGGAAAGCGAAAAGCATCAGGTCATTGAAGCGCCGGACGGCGTTGAGGGGCTTGCGGCGGCGAAGAGGGAGCGGCCCGCGCTGATCTTAACCGACATTGTTATGCCGAACATGCAGGGGATGGAGTTCCTTCAGAAAATGAAGGATGAAAAGGTCGGCATCCCGGTGGTCGTGGTAACCGCCGACATACAGGAAACCACCCTGAAGCAGTGCCAAAACCTCGGCGCGGCCGGCCTTGTCAACAAGCCGCTGAAAGGCGCTGCCGCGGATACCCTGCGCAACCTTATCAAGGTTTATACGGAAGGCTGA
- the waaF gene encoding lipopolysaccharide heptosyltransferase II, producing MKPIDPAAARRVLARAPNWLGDAIMCIPALKALARALEPVELRVLAVGGLGEIFIRYPFVSRTLKFNKEDSNAVHRLLAKETYDALWLFTNSFRSAYDGLRTGCKIRVGYGGNMRDSLLTHPVPKTPNVHMIDYYLNLVSPFSGTVFSQSIDFPLLPREEEFAAGMEDLEYGAVGIPLGAKYGPAKVWPHDNVKQLITLLAGTQRRIVLFGTPAEAEQAADLEGAGKGLVVNLVGGTSIGEMAAVMKRCDWVVANDSGPLHLAGAVGVKTIAIFGPTDYNRTAPLSDNVRIVSKDVKCAPCMKRQCPAGHHQCMNDINAEEIYDIIEGPARI from the coding sequence GTGAAACCCATCGACCCGGCGGCGGCGCGGCGCGTACTGGCGCGCGCCCCTAACTGGCTGGGGGACGCCATCATGTGCATACCCGCCCTCAAGGCGTTGGCGCGGGCGCTGGAGCCGGTGGAACTGCGGGTATTGGCTGTGGGGGGGCTGGGGGAGATTTTCATCCGCTACCCCTTCGTCAGCCGCACACTTAAGTTCAACAAGGAGGACTCCAACGCCGTACACCGCCTTTTGGCGAAGGAAACGTATGATGCCCTCTGGCTGTTCACCAACTCCTTCCGCTCCGCCTATGACGGCCTGCGGACCGGCTGCAAAATCCGCGTGGGGTACGGCGGCAATATGCGCGATTCGCTGCTTACGCATCCGGTTCCCAAAACGCCGAACGTACACATGATCGATTATTACCTGAACCTGGTAAGCCCGTTTAGCGGAACCGTGTTTTCCCAATCCATCGATTTTCCGCTGCTGCCGCGCGAAGAGGAATTCGCCGCGGGAATGGAAGACCTGGAATATGGCGCCGTCGGCATCCCGTTGGGGGCAAAATACGGTCCCGCAAAGGTCTGGCCCCACGATAACGTGAAACAGTTGATCACCCTTCTCGCCGGCACGCAACGGCGGATTGTGCTTTTCGGCACGCCGGCCGAGGCGGAGCAGGCCGCCGATCTGGAAGGGGCCGGCAAAGGGCTGGTGGTGAACCTCGTGGGGGGAACCTCCATCGGGGAAATGGCCGCGGTGATGAAGCGGTGCGACTGGGTGGTCGCCAACGACAGCGGCCCGTTGCACCTGGCGGGCGCCGTGGGGGTGAAAACCATAGCCATTTTCGGCCCCACGGATTACAATCGTACCGCGCCGCTTTCCGACAACGTGCGGATCGTGAGCAAGGACGTGAAATGCGCTCCCTGCATGAAGCGGCAATGCCCGGCCGGACACCACCAATGCATGAACGATATCAACGCGGAGGAGATATATGACATTATCGAAGGGCCGGCCCGGATTTAG
- a CDS encoding glycosyltransferase family 39 protein: protein MKKTPENGSPANAGGMLSRPGVAGLLIFAGFAAYYLSFCQYGINLWDEGGLYYGGERYLHGQRVFKDFLGYPPGIYWIAEGTFRLFGDDMLPLRRVLAVLTAFFPLFGWLIARRFLSGVWLAAAVLLVASTPAVYYQRSYGLMLLFAAWAVLACLDDRKRWPWMAAAALTAYYFKVEVLLIIGPLYAWLLLDAHGFRRRGWALLAAIAIFFTLFFWNDLVDFLLFKVRTELSLWGNSFPVPWRPYQGAPLGLFTFLESMLFYLPFAAGALLAGHGLRAKGLTDVERTRFLALAYLQTGAMALVVMRAGFDNLVRCLPLFFIAAVVLARIAVSLVRDAGWRRPALAASVLLWGLYIADFNVRNGFYIGSVGAVREVAAVIPEGKARGVVASEADAGAIGRMTEWIRMAATPRETIFAAPLNPIWYYLSDRDNPTFYDWVLPGTLRGFADEERLVAQLRAARPALVILVDIAIDNKADRRLAVYAPRFTAWMLEGYAYSGAVSYFQIWRRK, encoded by the coding sequence TTGAAAAAGACGCCAGAAAACGGCTCGCCCGCTAACGCGGGGGGGATGCTTTCCCGCCCCGGGGTGGCGGGCCTTCTCATTTTTGCCGGGTTCGCCGCTTACTATCTCTCGTTCTGCCAATACGGCATAAACCTTTGGGACGAAGGGGGGCTGTATTACGGCGGCGAACGTTACCTGCACGGGCAACGGGTTTTTAAGGATTTTCTCGGCTATCCCCCCGGCATCTACTGGATAGCCGAGGGAACATTCCGCCTTTTCGGCGACGACATGTTGCCGCTCCGGCGCGTCCTCGCCGTGCTCACCGCTTTTTTCCCGCTGTTCGGCTGGCTGATCGCCCGCCGCTTCCTTTCCGGCGTGTGGCTGGCCGCGGCGGTGCTTCTCGTGGCTTCCACCCCGGCGGTCTACTACCAGCGCTCGTATGGGTTGATGCTGCTCTTCGCCGCGTGGGCCGTCCTCGCCTGCCTTGATGACCGGAAGCGGTGGCCCTGGATGGCCGCCGCCGCCCTCACCGCCTATTATTTCAAGGTGGAGGTACTGCTTATCATCGGCCCCCTTTACGCATGGCTGCTGCTTGATGCCCATGGCTTCCGGCGGCGCGGCTGGGCGCTATTGGCCGCCATCGCCATTTTCTTCACGCTGTTTTTCTGGAACGACCTCGTCGATTTTCTCCTGTTCAAGGTGCGCACGGAATTAAGCCTGTGGGGCAACAGCTTCCCGGTGCCGTGGCGCCCTTATCAGGGGGCGCCGCTCGGCCTTTTCACCTTTTTGGAGAGCATGCTTTTTTACCTGCCATTCGCGGCCGGCGCGCTGCTGGCGGGCCACGGGCTGCGCGCCAAAGGGCTCACGGATGTGGAGCGGACGCGGTTCCTGGCGCTGGCCTATTTGCAGACGGGGGCGATGGCGCTGGTGGTGATGCGCGCGGGGTTCGACAATCTGGTCCGCTGCTTGCCGCTTTTCTTTATCGCGGCGGTGGTGTTGGCGCGGATCGCCGTTTCCCTTGTGCGGGATGCGGGGTGGCGGCGGCCGGCGCTGGCGGCATCCGTCCTTCTTTGGGGGCTGTACATCGCCGATTTCAACGTTCGCAATGGTTTCTACATCGGCTCGGTTGGCGCCGTGCGCGAAGTGGCGGCGGTGATACCCGAAGGAAAGGCCCGTGGCGTCGTTGCCTCGGAAGCCGACGCCGGGGCAATCGGGCGGATGACCGAGTGGATCCGCATGGCGGCCACGCCGCGGGAGACCATTTTCGCGGCCCCGCTCAACCCGATATGGTATTACCTGTCGGACCGGGACAACCCCACTTTTTACGACTGGGTGCTTCCCGGCACGCTGCGCGGCTTTGCCGACGAAGAACGGCTGGTGGCGCAACTGCGCGCCGCGCGCCCGGCGCTGGTGATCCTGGTCGATATCGCCATCGACAACAAGGCGGATCGGCGGTTGGCCGTCTATGCCCCGCGCTTCACCGCCTGGATGTTGGAAGGATATGCCTATAGCGGCGCCGTGAGCTACTTCCAGATATGGAGGAGAAAATGA
- a CDS encoding DUF202 domain-containing protein, with protein MIISKNLPPARDPRIYMAVERTYLEYLRFGLSTVTFGFFFYKVGDIVFSGRRLLGSPVYFSITLAAALAGLGMIVFSIFSFIFDMKYISKGIEVDKKETTDPRIYMAAERTFLAWVRTSISLIIFGFVVENFEMLLKQIGQASRMEVFHSTSLVEVGLFIILMGVGTVLIGIMNFRSALRQIDVGFYRTNERMYKIFGALIFITSLVIIGFMLRLVE; from the coding sequence ATGATTATTTCCAAAAACCTCCCGCCCGCCCGCGACCCGCGCATCTACATGGCGGTGGAGCGGACGTATCTGGAGTATCTCCGCTTCGGACTCTCCACCGTCACATTCGGCTTTTTCTTTTACAAAGTGGGCGATATCGTTTTCAGCGGCCGCCGCCTGCTTGGTTCGCCGGTCTATTTCAGCATTACGCTGGCGGCCGCTCTGGCGGGGTTGGGAATGATTGTGTTCTCGATTTTCAGTTTTATTTTTGATATGAAGTACATCAGCAAAGGAATCGAAGTGGACAAAAAAGAAACAACCGACCCGCGTATCTATATGGCCGCCGAGCGCACCTTCCTCGCGTGGGTGCGCACCTCCATCTCGCTCATCATTTTCGGTTTCGTGGTGGAGAACTTCGAAATGCTGCTCAAGCAAATCGGCCAGGCATCCCGGATGGAGGTCTTTCACAGCACCAGCCTGGTGGAGGTGGGGCTTTTCATCATCCTGATGGGGGTGGGCACCGTGCTTATCGGCATCATGAATTTCCGCAGCGCCCTGCGGCAGATCGATGTCGGCTTTTACCGCACCAACGAGCGGATGTACAAAATTTTCGGCGCGCTTATTTTCATCACCTCGCTGGTGATCATCGGCTTCATGCTCCGCCTGGTGGAGTAA
- the pgsA gene encoding CDP-diacylglycerol--glycerol-3-phosphate 3-phosphatidyltransferase, with product MKRINLPNRLTLFRIFVVPLIIVFLIKPSPLFSFLAAVVFTVAAITDWLDGHLARSTGQVTTLGKLLDPIADKILMVSVYIPLVGVGRIPAWLATIMIGRELAISGLRALAATEKLIIPAGAAGKYKTGFEIAAMEFLLLDWDFKFMNFQTLGFICLLIAMSFSLFAAVTYFLLYWRAKESATA from the coding sequence ATGAAGCGGATTAACCTGCCGAACAGGCTGACGCTGTTCCGGATTTTCGTCGTCCCCCTTATCATTGTTTTCCTCATCAAGCCGTCGCCGCTCTTTTCCTTCCTGGCGGCGGTGGTTTTCACCGTGGCCGCGATAACCGACTGGCTTGACGGCCACCTCGCCCGCTCCACCGGCCAGGTGACAACCCTCGGGAAACTGCTCGACCCAATAGCCGACAAAATACTGATGGTGTCGGTTTACATCCCGTTAGTGGGGGTGGGGCGGATACCGGCCTGGCTGGCCACCATCATGATTGGCCGTGAATTGGCCATCAGCGGCCTGCGGGCGTTGGCCGCAACGGAAAAACTTATCATTCCGGCCGGTGCCGCGGGAAAATACAAGACCGGGTTCGAAATCGCCGCCATGGAGTTCCTGTTGCTCGACTGGGACTTTAAGTTCATGAATTTTCAAACGTTAGGGTTTATCTGTCTCCTCATAGCCATGTCTTTCAGCCTTTTTGCCGCCGTCACCTATTTTCTTTTGTACTGGCGGGCTAAAGAATCGGCCACCGCCTGA